From the Conexivisphaerales archaeon genome, the window ATTTTTCAATAGGACTTCCATTATCCCAGGGGTTCTGCCCCCGCCGTGGTTCTCCCTTCTATTCGACAATCCTGATTTACCTAAATGGCCTTCAGAACAGCTTCCTTCTGCTCCAAAGGCAATTCGCGAAAGCCGTTCGCATCTATGACAGCAACGTCTATGCTGTCACCTGATGCTGAATCTCTCTTCATCGCATAGGTAACGCCCTTTACTGCCAGCTTTACAGCATCATCAACGCTCATTCCATCCCTGTAGCCGGATTCCAGTATGCCATAAACAATCGGTGAACCACTGCCCGTAGATGCATACCTTTCTCCAGTCATAGTGCCGAAGAGGTCAACGTTGTACAGGCCTGGGCCGCCCTGGTCATAGCCTCCAAGCAATGACTGAACTATGTAGGGATAATACCTCAGGCTGAAGAAGACGTTTGCAGCAACCCTTGCAGCGGAAACTATCGGCATTGGCCTCTGATGCTCCACCTTGTAGATCTTGGCATAATACCTGATTGTATCTATCATGTTCTGAGCATCAGCTACAACACCAGCTATAGTCATACCCATGTGGTCATCGATCATGTACAGCTTCTTTCCCTTCCTGTGAGCTATGTAATTGCCCATCGTAACCCTGGTATCTGTAGCAAGGACCACAGCATCCTTGCAGACTATGCCCAGTGTAGTCGTTCCCGTCTGCTTCAATCCGGCTACCCTATTTGCTGACATGCCATTCGCTCCACTTAGACTTGACAATATAAACGCTGACTGTGCATGGGGGGCTGGTAGATAAATATTTACGTCTTTTCGACAGACATACCAGCTTGCAAGTAGAAAGGTTATTATACGGAGAGATGCCATAATTGTTTAATGGCATCTATACTGCGTAGTATTCTTACTCTACTAGTTGCAGCTGTAATGTTGTTCATGCCCTTCCAGCTAGCGTTTGCCTCATCCCCTACTGATTTCTACTACCAAGTGAATCCGGTTTACGTTCAGGTCACAAGCAACAGTGTGCTTCCGAACGGCCTACCTTTCTGTGCTGGTGGTGCTCTCATATGCTACACGCCATCGTTCATAAGAACAGCCTACAACTTCCCCGCTACATCAGTGCTGAACGGGAGCGGACAGACCATTATCATAGTCGACGCGTTTGGAAGCCCAACCATAAATCAAGATTTGGAAGTCTTTGACACAGTATTCCACCTTCCTCCTCCACCCTCCTTCAAGGTCATCTGCCCAGATGGTTGCCCTGCATTCAACCCGAACGATAGAAACCCTCATGACGAAATAGGCTGGGCGTTCGAGACTTCGCTCGATGTCGAATGGGCACATGCAATGGCGCCAGAAGCAAATATAGTGCTTGTTGTTGCTTCCAGCAACTCAGGAAATGCAATAAACACTGCTGAAGCCAAGGCAATAGCGCTTTACCCTGGTAGCATTATGAGCCAGAGCTTTGGCATACCAGAATACCTAGTAACAGGCAACAATGCTCAGATACTTCAGGCTCACAAGAATTATATGCAGGCCCAGAAGGAGCAGATAACAGTCTTCGCATCAGCCGGAGATAGCGGTGCCACGAACGGTATAGCTACACCAAACGCAAACTATCCTTCATCAGACCCATTGGTAACTGCTGTGGGAGGAACGATGGGTCTGCCATATGCACCCAACTTTCTAGCGAGTCCCTGCACTTCATCTACATGCTCTGCAGGACTGGCAACGTTCGACAATTCTTCAGGCCTTTGTCATGTTTCAAGACCAACTCTGGTCTTTACATGCCCTGTAACTGGTTATGGAGCCGAACAGGTATGGAATGAACCCAAATATGCAGCTGCTGGAGGAGGAGCACCTAGCCTCCTGTTTCCTGTTCCATCTTTCCAAAGTGGCATGGGCCTTGCCAGTAGGACCACACCTGACGTATCATACAATGCAGCAGTAAACGGAGGGGTCTTAGTATATGTATCCTTCCCAGGTATACCAACTGGTTTCTACGTTGTAGGTGGGACAAGTGCAGGATCTCCACAGTGGGCTGCTATAGCTGCATTAGCAAACCAGAAGGCTGGGCACCCGTTAGGCTACCTGAATCCTCTTCTCTACTCAATAGGGAAGGGCTCTGATTATTTGAGCGATTTCCACGACATAACAACGGGAAACAATAAACTTGTAGGCACCTCTGTAGGCTTCACCGCTGGAACAGGATGGGATGATGCAACTGGATGGGGCACTCCGAACGTCAGCAACCTGATCAATGACCTGGCAAAGTAAATTCATCGGTTTTTCAAGTTCTATTTTTTGAATTCTTCCTTTCTACTATAAAGTCAAGAGGACTTATTAGCAAGAGAAAGCTGGGGAGGATACGGTCGAGTGTGGGAAGGTTAGAGGAGGGCTTTCAGCGGACTGGTCATCTCATGGAGCTGCCTCATGCAGTCTACGTAGGAGAAGGGGCTTTGGCTGAGCTCGGCGATCTGCTGAGAAATCAGGCTCTTCAGGGACCGCTCTGCATAGCAACTGGCCCTCATGTAAGAAGGCTCCTGGGAAAACAGCTCTCAAGAGGCCTGAGAGGTTATGAATTGAATTGGGTTGAAGTAAAATACCCGACGGAGGATTCAGCGAGAGAAGTTGGCAGAGAGGCAAAGAGGAAGGGAGCGAAGACGATAATAGGGTTTGGAGGGGGAAAGACCATAGATGTCAGCAAGGTTGCTGCCCAATTCCTCAAGCTTCCCATGATAAGCGTTCCGACGAGCGCTTCACACGATGGGATCTCCTCTCCGTTTGCATCGTTGAGAGACTCGAACAAGCCTTATTCAAAGATAACAAAGCCTCCGTATATAATAGCCGTGGACCTGAACGTCATCTCCTCAGCTCCAAAGAGATTGTTCCGAGGAGGTTTTGGAGACTTGGTTGCGAAGGTTACATCAGTCAGGGACTGGGAATTAGCAAGGGACGAAGTCAAGGAATACTATGGCGATTATGCAGCAAGCTTGGCAAGAATGAGTGCAAGGCATGTTATGGAGAGGGCTGAGGATATAAGGGATATGAGCAAAGAAGGGGTCAGAGCGCTCATAGAAGCACTCATATCTTCAGGAGTCGCTGCAGGGATAGCTGGTAGCAGCAGGCCATGCAGTGGCTCAGAGCATCTGATCAGTCATACCCTTGAGCTGATAGCTCCTGGCAAGGGATTGCACGGAGAGAAGACAGGCCTCAGCACAGTGATGATGGCTGAGCTTCACGGTCTCGACTGGGAGAGTGTGAGAGGCTCCCTTGAAAGGGCCGGATGTCCGACAAGATTCAGCCAGCTTGGGATTACTGAGGAGCAGCTCGTAGAAGCTATTGTAAAGGCACCTTCAATCAGGCCTGAGAGGTACACAATACTTCACAAGCTCAAGCTTGACAGGGATAAAGCCAGAAGCCTGGCAAGAAGAACTGGAGTTATTTGAAAGATGCTTATTCTGTCCTGTCTTATCCTATCCTGTTATCATAATCATAAATAGCATCAGCTTTCAGCGCATATGATCTTGAAAAAATAAAAGCTTAGAGTTTACTTTAGACTTTGACTGTTGTGCTTGCCACTGCGCCAGTTCCTATGACTGTGATTATGTATTCCCCGTTAGCAGACGGTATGAGTGGCAGAGTTCCGCTCTGGGCGATGTAGGTTAGAGTCACACTCTGGCCAGGAGGAAGAAGGTAGCCTGACGAATTGTATTCAGTCATGCAGCCAGTCAAGCATGCTTCAACAGCAGGAAACGCAACAAGAGTTGCATTGGGAAGTATGTTGAAGACTTCGACAGTGACAAAAGCAGGTATTACCATAGGCATCATCCTGGGTGGATTGCCCGTTGAAACTATGCTAGATGGGTTGACAACTACGAAGTGAAGCCTTGTACTCGCATTACCCACATTCTTAACAGTAATGGACAGTGAGTTCGAGGTTATTGATGCTGAAGTTATTGTCAGGTTTGCAGAGTAGAACTCCTTGAACGTATTGAACCATTTAGCATTGCTCAGGTTTGTACTCTCGCCTACTTTACCAGCTATGCTGCTCTGAACGTTAACGGGCACAGGAGCGCTCCAGGCAGTTGCACTGAAGACGAAATTGGGAGAAGTGTCTGAATTCACGTTAAGAAGTGTTGTCTGAACATCTATCAGTATGCTGACGTTGGTGGATGAATAGACATTTATGTTCTGAGATAGGGTGGTCGTTATTTCTCTGCTAGGCAATGAAACCGATATGTTTCTGCTGTTGTAGATAGCATGTATGTCTGTAATTTCTAGCTTGACCTGGTCATATGTATTTGTCGGTACCTCGGCAACAGCTATAGTCTTGCTGACGTTTATCAGTTTCATGATATCCACTGTGCCCGAGACGTTCACGTTAACCCAGTCGGTTGAAGAGCCTCCGAACACGTGCAGCGAGATGCTATTGTAAGTCATAAGGACAGAGGTCACTCCGGCAGGTATCACCGGCGGGTCTGTCAGAAGAACTGAGAGAGTTCCTGTTTGGCTCTGTTGCTGAGAAGTCTTCGGCGGGCTTGTCTGAGGAGAGACTGGCAGTAGTCCTCCAGCCAGAAACGCCCCAAGTATGGCTAGGGCCAGTACAACCGCTACCATCCCTGTCAGGAAGAGGTTCTTTCTTGAGCTCATGGAGTTAGTATGGAGATGCTGATGATATTAACCGATGTTTTTGAACAACTGAT encodes:
- the psmB gene encoding archaeal proteasome endopeptidase complex subunit beta, whose amino-acid sequence is MSANRVAGLKQTGTTTLGIVCKDAVVLATDTRVTMGNYIAHRKGKKLYMIDDHMGMTIAGVVADAQNMIDTIRYYAKIYKVEHQRPMPIVSAARVAANVFFSLRYYPYIVQSLLGGYDQGGPGLYNVDLFGTMTGERYASTGSGSPIVYGILESGYRDGMSVDDAVKLAVKGVTYAMKRDSASGDSIDVAVIDANGFRELPLEQKEAVLKAI
- a CDS encoding S53 family peptidase gives rise to the protein MASILRSILTLLVAAVMLFMPFQLAFASSPTDFYYQVNPVYVQVTSNSVLPNGLPFCAGGALICYTPSFIRTAYNFPATSVLNGSGQTIIIVDAFGSPTINQDLEVFDTVFHLPPPPSFKVICPDGCPAFNPNDRNPHDEIGWAFETSLDVEWAHAMAPEANIVLVVASSNSGNAINTAEAKAIALYPGSIMSQSFGIPEYLVTGNNAQILQAHKNYMQAQKEQITVFASAGDSGATNGIATPNANYPSSDPLVTAVGGTMGLPYAPNFLASPCTSSTCSAGLATFDNSSGLCHVSRPTLVFTCPVTGYGAEQVWNEPKYAAAGGGAPSLLFPVPSFQSGMGLASRTTPDVSYNAAVNGGVLVYVSFPGIPTGFYVVGGTSAGSPQWAAIAALANQKAGHPLGYLNPLLYSIGKGSDYLSDFHDITTGNNKLVGTSVGFTAGTGWDDATGWGTPNVSNLINDLAK
- a CDS encoding sn-glycerol-1-phosphate dehydrogenase — encoded protein: MELPHAVYVGEGALAELGDLLRNQALQGPLCIATGPHVRRLLGKQLSRGLRGYELNWVEVKYPTEDSAREVGREAKRKGAKTIIGFGGGKTIDVSKVAAQFLKLPMISVPTSASHDGISSPFASLRDSNKPYSKITKPPYIIAVDLNVISSAPKRLFRGGFGDLVAKVTSVRDWELARDEVKEYYGDYAASLARMSARHVMERAEDIRDMSKEGVRALIEALISSGVAAGIAGSSRPCSGSEHLISHTLELIAPGKGLHGEKTGLSTVMMAELHGLDWESVRGSLERAGCPTRFSQLGITEEQLVEAIVKAPSIRPERYTILHKLKLDRDKARSLARRTGVI
- a CDS encoding DUF4382 domain-containing protein, which codes for MSSRKNLFLTGMVAVVLALAILGAFLAGGLLPVSPQTSPPKTSQQQSQTGTLSVLLTDPPVIPAGVTSVLMTYNSISLHVFGGSSTDWVNVNVSGTVDIMKLINVSKTIAVAEVPTNTYDQVKLEITDIHAIYNSRNISVSLPSREITTTLSQNINVYSSTNVSILIDVQTTLLNVNSDTSPNFVFSATAWSAPVPVNVQSSIAGKVGESTNLSNAKWFNTFKEFYSANLTITSASITSNSLSITVKNVGNASTRLHFVVVNPSSIVSTGNPPRMMPMVIPAFVTVEVFNILPNATLVAFPAVEACLTGCMTEYNSSGYLLPPGQSVTLTYIAQSGTLPLIPSANGEYIITVIGTGAVASTTVKV